The following proteins are co-located in the Nitrospirota bacterium genome:
- a CDS encoding sulfurtransferase TusA family protein, producing MGELSSKTPEQVLDVMGRVCPYPLVLAKKAVEKMSSGQILKILCDAPASAEDSLPKWCEKQGHKFEAVKDDAKGTWDIYIQKG from the coding sequence ATGGGAGAATTAAGCAGTAAAACACCGGAACAGGTACTTGACGTAATGGGCAGGGTATGCCCTTATCCATTGGTGCTGGCAAAGAAGGCTGTGGAGAAGATGTCAAGCGGACAGATATTGAAAATACTCTGTGACGCGCCTGCGTCAGCGGAAGATTCCCTTCCAAAATGGTGCGAAAAGCAGGGGCATAAGTTTGAAGCAGTAAAGGACGATGCAAAAGGTACCTGGGATATTTATATCCAGAAGGGTTAG
- a CDS encoding universal stress protein, with protein MYKKILTAVNEHLNSEVTARYAMNLARVSGARLYLCFVAEKEMTAPTINRAKEAVERIFLEAEKIGIEIEAITETGDPVRKIGELVRGEGIDIVFASTRKEDIERRFFTGTVARRLSLSLSCSMAIVRVVHTGRIRPGEILVPLKARIDRVEERAYFTAKIAQAFGSKVFIFHSPEAVSKFFHGEIHLTPIEWEEKLPKDISDFMEHMRRYRIAHAGKSVPGSIGRMITIEAFSKRHDLIIMGASQRSMLSSILRGNPVEEVLRNTPCDLIILKPRRE; from the coding sequence ATGTACAAGAAAATTCTCACCGCAGTGAATGAACACCTTAACTCGGAGGTTACTGCAAGGTATGCGATGAATCTTGCAAGGGTAAGCGGCGCAAGGCTTTATCTCTGCTTTGTCGCTGAGAAAGAAATGACGGCCCCTACAATTAACAGGGCAAAGGAGGCGGTGGAGCGGATATTTCTCGAGGCAGAAAAAATCGGCATAGAGATAGAGGCTATAACAGAGACAGGAGACCCTGTAAGGAAGATAGGCGAACTTGTAAGGGGCGAGGGCATAGATATTGTCTTTGCCTCAACAAGGAAGGAAGATATTGAACGGAGGTTTTTTACAGGCACTGTCGCAAGACGCCTTTCTCTGAGTCTTTCCTGTTCAATGGCTATCGTCAGGGTGGTGCACACAGGCAGGATACGTCCGGGAGAAATACTCGTACCTCTCAAGGCACGGATTGACCGTGTTGAAGAAAGGGCATATTTTACGGCAAAGATCGCGCAGGCATTCGGCTCAAAAGTTTTTATATTTCACTCTCCGGAAGCAGTATCAAAATTTTTTCATGGAGAAATTCATCTGACGCCGATTGAATGGGAAGAGAAACTTCCCAAAGACATATCAGATTTCATGGAGCATATGAGGAGATACAGGATTGCCCATGCGGGGAAGTCTGTTCCCGGAAGCATAGGCAGGATGATTACGATAGAGGCATTCTCTAAGAGGCATGACCTTATAATAATGGGCGCCAGCCAGAGGAGCATGCTGAGTTCTATATTAAGAGGAAATCCTGTTGAGGAAGTGCTGAGAAATACTCCCTGTGACCTTATAATTTTAAAGCCAAGACGTGAATAG